A single window of Ancylomarina subtilis DNA harbors:
- a CDS encoding S41 family peptidase, producing the protein MFKFNKSWLLVLIFLFTFTACKKDDNDNNSKDKTIVEVIDDIMGEWYLWNDDIPKLDVSNYSDFNTYFEDLLVPQDRWSFIANLDILLAYFSSGTYTGYGFDLKFEEGQDVPRVSLVYDESDLYTEGITRSWKLIEINDQATNQMTEDQIMQLLSNDNADLVFENNSGEQKTLSLSKKEMNQNTVIKRTMIPDQSKKVAYLVFDSFLDSSEAELNEAFEYFKTEGAEELVLDLRYNGGGSTDIANQLAALITGNTHQGEVFSKYIFNESKSSVNSSEPFSDQTSAYGFNRIFVITTSGTASASELVINSLKPYLGPENIILVGTKTHGKPVGMRVFEVPEFNLAVLPITFHVTDKDDQGDYFGGIPVDYEIEDDITHDWGDVDETNLKAALNYINNSTFPAVTARAKTGHKREFIRKGLDELISAF; encoded by the coding sequence ATGTTTAAATTCAATAAAAGCTGGCTACTCGTACTGATATTCCTTTTCACTTTTACGGCATGCAAAAAAGATGATAATGACAATAACAGCAAAGACAAAACAATTGTTGAAGTTATAGATGATATTATGGGCGAATGGTATTTATGGAACGATGACATTCCCAAACTAGATGTCAGCAACTACAGTGATTTTAATACCTATTTCGAAGATCTTTTGGTACCTCAAGACAGGTGGAGTTTCATCGCAAACCTTGATATTCTTTTAGCTTATTTTTCAAGTGGAACCTATACCGGTTATGGTTTCGACCTTAAATTTGAAGAAGGTCAGGATGTACCTCGGGTAAGCCTAGTCTACGATGAATCAGATCTCTATACTGAAGGAATAACCCGTTCCTGGAAATTGATTGAGATCAATGATCAAGCAACCAATCAAATGACTGAAGATCAAATCATGCAGCTGCTTTCCAATGATAATGCAGACCTCGTTTTCGAAAACAATTCAGGCGAACAAAAAACTTTGAGTCTATCGAAAAAAGAGATGAATCAGAACACGGTAATTAAAAGAACCATGATTCCTGATCAGAGTAAAAAGGTGGCTTACCTTGTATTCGACAGCTTTTTGGATAGTTCAGAAGCCGAATTAAACGAAGCTTTCGAGTATTTTAAAACAGAAGGTGCTGAAGAATTGGTTCTCGATCTGCGTTATAATGGAGGGGGAAGTACCGATATTGCCAATCAACTTGCCGCACTTATAACAGGAAATACGCATCAAGGTGAAGTCTTTTCAAAATACATTTTCAATGAGTCTAAAAGTTCGGTAAATTCTTCTGAGCCATTTTCAGATCAAACTTCAGCTTACGGTTTTAATCGAATCTTTGTGATCACCACTTCAGGTACCGCATCAGCCAGTGAACTGGTTATTAATTCACTTAAACCCTACTTAGGACCTGAAAACATCATCTTGGTAGGAACCAAAACACATGGAAAGCCCGTTGGCATGCGAGTTTTTGAAGTACCTGAATTCAACCTGGCGGTTCTACCTATCACCTTCCATGTTACGGATAAAGATGATCAGGGGGACTACTTTGGAGGGATTCCTGTTGATTACGAAATTGAAGATGATATCACTCATGATTGGGGTGATGTTGATGAAACAAACCTAAAAGCGGCATTAAATTACATCAACAACAGTACATTCCCTGCAGTGACTGCCAGAGCTAAAACGGGGCATAAACGTGAATTTATACGTAAAGGCCTAGACGAATTGATCAGTGCATTCTAA
- a CDS encoding SMP-30/gluconolactonase/LRE family protein produces the protein MIKHFVIFSLLLLVSGISMSQSYNNPESIIYDQAADRYFISNKGGNTIVQLNSDNELTNFVTSGLNAPKGLLIVGDTLVSVNNTSVQGFLLSDGSRVFNVAIEGAVFMNDVTTDNRGNLYVSDTSTGVIFQISLKTGKYSSLVSNLKNPNGLLYDLERNSILICNWGNNAKIQSFNLSDSTLSDLVTTELSNLDGLAGDDAGNIYVSSWGSNAVYRFDSSFKNPPVLISEGHDGPADIFIIKDKKRLCVPNFNSGKIEFVNLD, from the coding sequence ATGATTAAACATTTTGTTATTTTTAGTTTACTCCTTTTGGTAAGTGGCATCTCCATGTCGCAATCGTATAATAATCCTGAAAGTATTATCTACGATCAGGCAGCTGATCGGTATTTTATCTCGAATAAAGGGGGGAATACCATTGTACAATTGAATTCAGATAATGAGCTGACCAATTTTGTAACATCTGGTTTAAATGCTCCCAAAGGTTTATTGATTGTGGGCGACACCCTTGTATCTGTTAACAATACTTCGGTGCAGGGCTTTTTACTGTCCGATGGCAGTCGCGTTTTTAATGTCGCGATAGAAGGTGCTGTATTTATGAACGATGTGACGACGGATAATAGGGGAAATCTTTATGTTTCTGATACCAGTACTGGAGTTATATTTCAGATATCACTTAAGACAGGCAAATATTCAAGCCTGGTTAGTAATCTTAAGAATCCCAACGGATTATTGTATGATTTGGAAAGGAATTCTATTCTCATTTGTAATTGGGGGAATAATGCCAAAATTCAATCATTTAACCTTTCAGATTCGACCTTAAGCGATTTGGTGACCACCGAACTCAGCAATTTGGATGGTTTGGCAGGTGATGATGCGGGGAATATTTATGTGTCTTCGTGGGGTAGTAATGCGGTTTATCGATTTGATTCATCATTTAAGAATCCCCCGGTCTTAATTTCAGAAGGGCATGATGGGCCTGCTGATATTTTTATTATAAAGGATAAAAAGAGATTATGTGTCCCCAATTTTAATTCAGGCAAGATTGAGTTTGTAAATTTAGATTAG
- the glmM gene encoding phosphoglucosamine mutase: MALIKSISGIRGTIGGQVGDGLSPLDIVKFTAAYGTWAIRRHKGQRVKIVVGRDARISGEMVDRIVVGTLMGLGIDVVEIGLATTPTTEIAVTGEQAHGGIILTASHNPKQWNALKLLNEKGEFLNDEDGKLVLSIADNEDFQFADVDDLGQVTHVNDYNERHIKEVLDLKLVDVEAIKKANFSVAIDAVNSVGGVVLPQLLKALGVENVIELYCEPNGQFPHNPEPLPEHLTAIADVMKSGKADVGFVVDPDVDRLAMICEDGSMFGEEYTLVAVADYVLANTPGNTVSNMSSTRALADVTNAHNGEYTASAVGEVNVVTEMKAKNAIIGGEGNGGIIYPESHYGRDALVGIALFLTHLAKKGKKVSELRAEYPSYFISKNKIQLTPEIDVDAVLVAMKEKYKNEKVNDIDGVKIDFAEEWVHLRKSNTEPIIRIYSESKDEAKASALAEKIISEIKEVIA; the protein is encoded by the coding sequence ATGGCATTAATTAAATCGATTTCCGGTATTAGAGGTACCATTGGTGGACAGGTTGGCGATGGATTGAGTCCTCTGGACATTGTGAAATTTACTGCAGCCTATGGCACCTGGGCAATCAGACGTCACAAAGGTCAGCGTGTAAAAATTGTTGTGGGACGCGATGCGCGCATTTCGGGTGAAATGGTTGATCGGATTGTAGTCGGTACACTAATGGGATTAGGAATTGACGTCGTTGAAATTGGATTGGCAACAACTCCAACAACTGAAATTGCTGTTACCGGCGAGCAAGCTCATGGTGGAATTATCCTAACAGCAAGTCACAACCCAAAACAATGGAATGCCTTAAAATTGTTGAATGAAAAAGGAGAATTCCTAAACGACGAAGATGGAAAATTGGTTTTATCTATCGCCGATAACGAGGACTTTCAATTTGCTGATGTCGACGATTTAGGACAAGTGACTCACGTTAACGATTATAACGAAAGACACATTAAAGAAGTCCTTGACTTAAAATTGGTTGATGTTGAAGCCATCAAAAAAGCCAATTTCTCTGTTGCTATCGATGCAGTTAATTCGGTTGGTGGTGTTGTTCTTCCACAACTTTTAAAAGCCTTAGGTGTTGAAAATGTGATTGAATTGTATTGCGAACCTAATGGTCAATTCCCTCACAATCCTGAGCCACTACCTGAGCATTTAACTGCTATCGCAGATGTCATGAAATCGGGTAAAGCTGATGTGGGTTTTGTAGTCGATCCTGATGTAGACCGTCTGGCAATGATTTGCGAAGATGGCAGTATGTTTGGTGAAGAGTACACATTGGTTGCTGTAGCCGATTACGTATTGGCTAACACGCCTGGTAACACCGTATCCAATATGTCATCGACTCGTGCTTTAGCTGATGTAACGAATGCTCATAATGGCGAATACACAGCTTCTGCTGTAGGTGAAGTGAATGTCGTGACTGAAATGAAAGCTAAGAATGCCATTATTGGTGGCGAAGGTAACGGTGGTATCATCTATCCTGAGTCTCACTACGGACGTGATGCGCTAGTTGGAATTGCTCTTTTCTTAACTCATTTGGCTAAGAAAGGGAAGAAAGTTTCTGAGCTTCGTGCGGAGTACCCAAGCTATTTCATTTCAAAGAATAAAATTCAATTGACTCCTGAAATCGACGTAGATGCGGTTTTAGTAGCCATGAAAGAAAAATACAAAAACGAAAAGGTAAACGATATTGATGGCGTGAAAATCGATTTCGCTGAAGAGTGGGTTCACCTTCGTAAATCGAATACAGAACCTATCATTCGTATCTACTCTGAAAGTAAAGATGAAGCAAAAGCGAGTGCTTTAGCTGAGAAAATCATCTCTGAAATTAAGGAAGTGATTGCCTAG
- a CDS encoding DUF4382 domain-containing protein, with product MRKLFRMVGYCLMAGLILSSCDNDDSSKMAKIKVSLVDAPADYESVLIDVLDVKVNTGEWQSLENVETKVYDLLKLTNGEEALLGEIELPEGQLQEVRLVLGANNKLGLNGEELDLDTPSSMQSGLKIKIHSQIEAGVTYKLVLDFDAAKSIVKAGNSGKYNLKPDIRAKMEAQTGAIKGVIEPLDTECTVYAIVGTDSISTYPNEAGEFLIRALEANTYKVVAIPTVESGLVEVAKENVEVVVGEVTDAGTFTFNSETAPL from the coding sequence ATGAGAAAACTATTTCGAATGGTTGGCTACTGCTTGATGGCAGGTTTAATACTTTCATCTTGCGATAATGATGATAGTAGTAAAATGGCTAAGATCAAAGTGAGCCTTGTTGATGCTCCAGCTGATTATGAGTCTGTTTTGATTGATGTTCTTGATGTTAAGGTTAATACGGGAGAATGGCAGTCACTTGAAAATGTTGAGACGAAAGTCTATGATTTATTGAAATTGACCAATGGAGAAGAAGCTTTACTTGGAGAGATTGAATTGCCAGAGGGACAATTACAAGAGGTGAGATTGGTTTTAGGAGCAAATAATAAGCTTGGATTAAATGGTGAAGAGTTGGATTTGGATACCCCATCTTCAATGCAGAGTGGACTTAAGATTAAAATCCATTCACAAATTGAGGCAGGTGTAACTTATAAGTTAGTTCTTGATTTTGATGCTGCTAAATCTATCGTTAAAGCGGGTAATTCCGGAAAATATAACTTGAAGCCGGATATTAGAGCTAAAATGGAAGCGCAAACAGGTGCGATCAAAGGTGTTATTGAGCCTTTAGATACGGAATGTACTGTATATGCTATTGTGGGAACCGATAGTATTTCAACTTATCCAAATGAAGCAGGAGAGTTTTTGATTCGCGCTTTAGAAGCGAATACATATAAGGTTGTAGCTATCCCTACTGTTGAGAGCGGTTTGGTAGAAGTTGCTAAGGAGAATGTAGAGGTTGTTGTAGGTGAAGTGACTGATGCAGGTACTTTTACTTTTAATTCTGAAACTGCACCTTTGTAA
- the selD gene encoding selenide, water dikinase SelD, translating to METKKLTQFSPGAGCGCKISPKDLEVILKSSAPHIKDPNLLVGNDSKDDAAVFDLGNGTAIISTTDFFTPIVDDPYDFGRIAATNAISDVYAMGGKPIMALAILAWPLDKLPTELAQQVIEGARDVCADAGIQLAGGHSIDISDPVFGLSVNGIVSTNRVKQNNTATPNCSLFLTKPLGIGVFTTAEKKKLIAHENNQIVVDLMCSLNKVGQVFGELDYVKSMTDVTGFGLLGHLGEICEGSNVNATINFKDVPKMEGVEALIEQGSTPGGTRRNWASYGHLVGEITELQKSLLCDPQTSGGLLVAVENEHIDAFKEIAKAEGFILESIGELSERKNDTEAYINIK from the coding sequence ATGGAAACTAAAAAGTTAACACAATTCAGTCCGGGAGCCGGTTGTGGATGTAAAATATCGCCAAAAGATTTAGAAGTTATCTTAAAATCGAGTGCGCCTCATATAAAAGATCCAAACCTATTGGTTGGTAACGATAGTAAGGATGATGCTGCCGTTTTCGATTTAGGGAATGGGACAGCTATCATTAGCACCACCGATTTTTTTACACCAATTGTTGATGACCCATACGATTTTGGTCGAATTGCAGCAACCAATGCCATTAGCGATGTGTACGCCATGGGCGGCAAACCGATTATGGCTCTTGCGATTTTAGCCTGGCCTTTGGATAAATTGCCAACCGAACTGGCTCAACAAGTCATTGAAGGCGCACGTGATGTTTGTGCTGATGCCGGTATCCAGTTGGCGGGTGGTCACTCTATCGATATTTCTGATCCTGTTTTTGGACTATCGGTAAATGGTATTGTCTCAACCAATAGGGTTAAGCAAAATAACACAGCAACCCCAAACTGCAGTCTTTTCTTAACAAAACCACTTGGAATAGGTGTATTTACCACGGCTGAGAAAAAGAAACTGATTGCTCACGAGAACAATCAAATCGTTGTTGATTTAATGTGCAGCCTAAATAAAGTTGGACAAGTTTTCGGAGAACTGGACTATGTGAAATCGATGACTGATGTAACCGGTTTTGGTCTATTGGGTCACCTGGGTGAAATCTGTGAAGGTTCAAACGTTAATGCCACAATCAACTTCAAAGATGTTCCGAAAATGGAAGGTGTAGAGGCACTGATTGAACAAGGATCAACTCCTGGTGGAACACGTAGAAACTGGGCTTCATATGGCCATTTAGTTGGTGAAATTACTGAATTGCAAAAATCACTATTGTGCGATCCTCAAACCAGTGGCGGTTTACTTGTCGCTGTTGAAAATGAGCATATCGATGCATTTAAAGAAATCGCGAAAGCAGAAGGTTTCATTTTAGAATCAATTGGAGAGCTTTCTGAGCGCAAAAATGATACTGAAGCCTACATCAATATAAAATAA
- a CDS encoding pseudouridine synthase produces the protein MEDKKYGNKQRGKQSFRSKRNDEPRSSESRFKRTSNSSDRRDGEGTEFSNKNSDRTARAVSGEARENRSPRTSERPQSTHKKNKKPYRGKNKPTTQREEKRPSGLRVGKSVVRQEPEEFTHKGTERSYKDRKRFQHRDKANRQERTFDKSEDRVEGEEAFQVKSKYSKKKQLEYNRLNGPADGMMRLNKFIANSGVCSRREADKLIADGQIMVNGITVTEVGTKVSMDDDVRLDGVRLMAEAKVYLLMNKPKDFVTTLDDPTGRKTVMDLIGDACEERIYPVGRLDRDTTGVLLFTNDGNLTKKLTHPSYERKKIYHVHLDRNITRDELLKISDGLELEDGFIQPDELSYVDPKDKSQVGIEIHSGKNRIVRRIFEHLGFKVEKLDRVYFAGLTKKNLPRGKFRFLTQKEINILTHY, from the coding sequence ATGGAAGATAAGAAATACGGAAATAAGCAAAGAGGAAAGCAGTCTTTCCGTTCTAAAAGAAATGATGAACCTCGTTCTTCTGAGTCAAGATTCAAGAGAACCTCAAACTCATCTGATAGAAGAGATGGTGAAGGGACTGAGTTTTCTAATAAAAATTCTGATAGAACTGCTCGTGCAGTTTCTGGTGAGGCCAGAGAAAACAGATCACCAAGAACATCGGAAAGACCTCAATCGACACATAAGAAAAATAAAAAACCTTATAGAGGTAAAAATAAACCAACAACTCAAAGAGAGGAAAAACGTCCTTCTGGTTTGCGTGTTGGAAAATCTGTCGTTCGACAAGAGCCAGAAGAATTTACACACAAGGGGACTGAAAGAAGCTATAAGGATAGAAAGAGATTTCAACACCGGGACAAAGCTAACCGTCAGGAAAGAACTTTTGATAAGTCTGAAGACAGAGTTGAGGGCGAAGAGGCATTTCAGGTTAAGAGTAAATATTCTAAAAAGAAACAACTTGAATATAATCGCTTGAATGGCCCGGCTGATGGTATGATGCGTTTGAATAAGTTTATTGCGAATTCAGGGGTGTGTTCTCGTCGTGAAGCCGATAAGCTGATTGCTGATGGACAAATCATGGTGAATGGTATCACAGTTACCGAAGTGGGAACCAAGGTAAGCATGGATGATGATGTTCGTCTTGATGGTGTTCGTTTGATGGCTGAGGCTAAGGTTTACCTTTTGATGAATAAGCCTAAGGATTTTGTAACAACTCTGGATGATCCAACGGGGAGAAAAACCGTAATGGATTTGATTGGTGATGCTTGTGAGGAGCGTATTTATCCTGTTGGAAGATTGGATAGAGATACCACAGGCGTGTTGTTATTTACCAACGATGGTAATTTGACAAAGAAATTAACGCATCCTAGCTACGAGAGAAAGAAAATTTATCACGTTCATCTGGATCGTAACATTACCAGAGATGAATTGCTTAAGATTAGTGATGGTTTGGAGCTGGAAGATGGTTTTATTCAGCCTGACGAGCTTAGCTATGTTGATCCTAAGGATAAGTCTCAAGTGGGTATCGAGATTCACTCGGGTAAAAATAGAATTGTTCGTCGTATTTTCGAACACCTTGGGTTTAAGGTTGAGAAACTAGACCGTGTTTATTTTGCCGGACTGACTAAGAAAAACTTACCTCGAGGAAAGTTTAGATTCTTAACTCAAAAAGAGATTAATATCTTAACTCATTATTAG
- the gpmI gene encoding 2,3-bisphosphoglycerate-independent phosphoglycerate mutase has product MADNKKALLMILDGWGIGDKSNSDVISTVETPYIDSLLAQYPNSQLQAAGNFVGLPEGQMGNSEVGHLNIGAGRVVYQDLVKINLAVKNNTLKDNEQLVKAFATAKKNNTKLHLIGLLGDGGVHSLSSHAVAVCKAAKAFGLEDVFVHGLTDGRDTDPKSGLEFVKDFIGEIEGSAKLASLVGRYYGMDRDNNWERIKLAYDLYTKAEGQPANDMLAAVEASYAEGVTDEFIKPIVAVDAEGKPLTTIEEGDVVICFNYRTDRLRQMTTVFSQENKAEFGMHTMNVEWYTMTCYNSNFKGVNVIYDKENVQNTLGEVVSKAGKKQIRIAETEKFAHVTFFFSGGREAEFEGETRLLTASPKVATYDLQPEMSAPEVANKITAELNAQSADFVCLNFANGDMVGHTGVYEAISKAVQAVDACAKQVVEAAKANGYDVIIIADHGNADFAVNPDGSPNTAHSLNPVPCIWVTENPKGLNDGILADVAPTIIDIMGLEQPVEMTGKSLIVK; this is encoded by the coding sequence ATGGCTGATAATAAGAAAGCTTTATTGATGATCCTTGACGGATGGGGAATAGGGGATAAATCCAACTCGGATGTTATTTCAACAGTAGAAACACCATATATTGATAGTTTGTTAGCACAGTATCCAAACTCTCAGTTGCAGGCTGCAGGAAATTTTGTGGGTTTGCCTGAAGGTCAAATGGGGAACTCAGAAGTGGGTCACCTAAATATTGGTGCCGGACGTGTTGTATATCAAGATTTGGTGAAGATTAATCTTGCTGTAAAAAACAATACACTCAAAGATAACGAGCAGTTGGTAAAAGCGTTTGCTACTGCAAAGAAAAATAATACGAAACTTCATCTAATCGGTTTGTTAGGTGATGGTGGTGTACATTCTTTAAGTTCACATGCTGTTGCTGTTTGTAAAGCGGCTAAGGCTTTTGGTTTAGAAGATGTTTTTGTACATGGTTTGACTGATGGTCGTGATACAGACCCAAAATCGGGATTAGAATTTGTAAAAGATTTTATTGGTGAGATTGAAGGTTCTGCAAAATTGGCTTCATTAGTTGGTCGTTATTACGGTATGGATCGTGATAATAACTGGGAAAGAATCAAGTTAGCTTACGATTTATACACCAAGGCTGAAGGGCAACCTGCTAACGATATGCTTGCTGCTGTTGAGGCTTCTTATGCAGAAGGTGTAACCGATGAATTCATTAAGCCAATTGTAGCTGTTGATGCAGAGGGTAAGCCTTTGACAACAATCGAAGAGGGCGATGTGGTGATTTGTTTCAATTACCGTACCGACCGTTTGCGTCAGATGACAACAGTTTTCTCTCAAGAGAACAAAGCGGAGTTTGGTATGCATACCATGAATGTTGAATGGTACACAATGACTTGCTACAATTCTAATTTTAAAGGCGTAAATGTTATTTACGACAAAGAGAATGTACAGAATACTCTAGGTGAAGTTGTATCTAAGGCTGGTAAAAAACAGATACGTATTGCAGAAACCGAGAAATTTGCTCACGTAACGTTCTTTTTCTCTGGTGGTCGTGAAGCTGAATTCGAAGGTGAAACTCGTTTGTTAACGGCTTCACCAAAGGTTGCGACTTACGATTTACAACCGGAAATGTCTGCTCCTGAGGTGGCTAATAAGATTACTGCAGAATTAAATGCACAGTCGGCTGACTTTGTGTGTTTGAATTTTGCTAATGGCGATATGGTAGGACATACCGGCGTTTACGAAGCAATTTCAAAAGCGGTTCAAGCTGTTGATGCCTGTGCTAAGCAGGTTGTAGAAGCTGCTAAGGCAAACGGATACGATGTCATTATTATTGCCGATCATGGGAATGCTGATTTTGCAGTAAACCCTGATGGATCTCCTAATACAGCTCATTCACTTAATCCGGTTCCTTGTATCTGGGTGACTGAAAATCCTAAGGGATTGAATGATGGTATTTTGGCTGATGTAGCTCCAACTATTATTGATATTATGGGACTTGAACAGCCAGTTGAAATGACAGGTAAGTCCTTGATCGTAAAATAA
- a CDS encoding DUF3109 family protein, whose amino-acid sequence MLQIGNAIVSLDVIEKKFICDFGKCKGACCVEGDSGAPLDEDEKAILDEIYPDIKEYLTEKGIEEIEKQGTSVIDADGDLVTPIINDKECVYTVFENGLALCGIEKAFLDGKISYRKPISCSLYPIRIQKYPEFDAVNYNKWNICAPARELGFKMGTPVYKFLKEPLIRKYGEDWYKELEYAAENLEEIYQIRR is encoded by the coding sequence GTGTTACAGATAGGAAATGCCATAGTAAGCCTCGATGTGATTGAGAAGAAATTTATTTGCGATTTTGGTAAATGCAAAGGGGCATGCTGTGTTGAGGGAGATTCAGGTGCACCTTTAGATGAGGATGAAAAAGCTATTCTTGATGAAATATACCCTGATATTAAGGAATACCTGACTGAAAAAGGGATAGAAGAAATTGAGAAACAAGGCACTTCGGTAATTGATGCGGACGGCGATTTGGTAACACCTATTATCAATGATAAAGAATGTGTTTACACCGTTTTTGAAAATGGATTAGCTTTGTGTGGTATCGAAAAAGCTTTTTTGGATGGCAAAATCAGCTATCGTAAGCCAATTTCGTGTTCGCTTTACCCTATCCGAATTCAGAAATACCCGGAGTTTGATGCCGTAAATTACAACAAATGGAATATTTGTGCACCAGCCCGAGAGCTTGGATTTAAGATGGGAACACCTGTTTATAAATTCCTTAAAGAACCATTGATTCGTAAGTATGGTGAAGACTGGTATAAAGAGTTGGAATATGCAGCCGAAAATCTGGAAGAAATCTATCAGATAAGACGATAA
- a CDS encoding dipeptidase gives MDNIKGYIDENKDRFLDELFGLIRIPSISSIEANKPEMYKAAEYWKQLMLDAGADKAEIFETEGNPVTYGEKMIDPALPTVLVYGHMDVMPVDPIELWDTDPFEPVIKDGKIWARGADDDKGQAFMHAKAFEYMVKTNTLPCNVKFMIEGEEEVGSPNLPKFCEEHKEMLKADIILVSDTGMIAPDKPSITTGLRGLMYWEVEVTGPNRDLHSGLFGGAVANPINVLAKMITEMVDENGHITIPGFYDDVIEVSKEERAMMAEAPFDVEEYKKAIDVKELAGEKGYTPSEHTGIRPSFDVCGIWGGYIGEGAKTVLPSKAYAKISTRLVPNQDWEKISVLFKDHFEAIAPDCVKVEVTPLHGGQGYVCPIDIPAYQAADKAYTEVYGKRPVPVRSGGSIPIISSFEEILGIKSVLMGFGLEADAIHSPNENFPLEQFFNGINTIPLFYKHYAELMKK, from the coding sequence ATGGACAACATTAAAGGCTATATTGACGAGAATAAAGATAGATTTCTTGATGAATTATTTGGTTTGATTCGCATTCCATCGATTAGCTCGATTGAAGCTAACAAACCGGAAATGTACAAGGCTGCAGAATACTGGAAGCAGCTAATGTTAGATGCTGGTGCTGATAAGGCGGAAATCTTCGAAACTGAAGGAAATCCGGTGACTTATGGAGAGAAGATGATTGATCCTGCTCTACCAACCGTTTTGGTTTACGGACATATGGATGTGATGCCGGTCGATCCTATCGAATTATGGGATACTGATCCTTTCGAGCCAGTAATTAAAGACGGAAAAATTTGGGCACGTGGTGCTGACGATGATAAAGGACAGGCTTTTATGCATGCTAAAGCTTTCGAATACATGGTTAAGACGAACACTTTACCTTGTAACGTAAAGTTCATGATTGAAGGTGAAGAAGAAGTGGGTTCTCCTAACCTTCCTAAATTTTGCGAAGAGCATAAGGAAATGTTGAAAGCTGATATCATTTTGGTTTCTGATACTGGGATGATTGCTCCTGATAAGCCATCTATTACTACAGGACTTCGTGGTTTGATGTATTGGGAAGTTGAAGTAACCGGTCCTAACCGCGATCTTCACTCAGGATTGTTTGGTGGCGCTGTTGCAAATCCAATCAATGTATTGGCTAAAATGATTACTGAAATGGTAGATGAGAATGGACATATTACAATTCCTGGATTCTACGATGATGTGATTGAAGTATCAAAAGAAGAGCGTGCTATGATGGCTGAAGCGCCATTTGATGTAGAAGAATATAAGAAAGCAATTGATGTGAAAGAATTGGCTGGCGAAAAGGGGTATACACCTTCTGAGCACACAGGTATTCGTCCATCATTTGATGTTTGTGGTATTTGGGGTGGATACATTGGCGAAGGTGCTAAAACAGTATTACCTTCAAAAGCTTATGCTAAGATCTCTACACGTTTGGTTCCTAATCAGGATTGGGAAAAGATCTCTGTTCTTTTCAAAGATCATTTTGAAGCAATTGCACCCGACTGTGTAAAAGTTGAGGTGACACCTCTTCATGGTGGTCAAGGCTATGTTTGTCCGATTGATATTCCTGCTTATCAAGCAGCTGATAAGGCTTACACTGAGGTTTATGGTAAGCGTCCAGTTCCTGTTCGTTCTGGAGGATCTATTCCAATTATCTCTAGTTTCGAAGAGATTTTAGGTATTAAATCTGTATTGATGGGATTCGGTCTTGAGGCTGATGCAATTCACTCTCCAAACGAGAACTTCCCATTGGAACAATTTTTTAACGGGATTAATACCATTCCTTTGTTTTACAAGCACTATGCAGAATTGATGAAGAAGTAA
- a CDS encoding DsrE family protein, protein MNNSNTLVQINKNGMGNGNEELGQILISNYLKLSLTNGQLPKIITFYNAGVQLTCTGSPVLDTLREMEKAGVKMIICKTCLNFYKLENKVEVGIQGTMQDIITLQADASKVINL, encoded by the coding sequence ATGAACAACTCCAATACTTTAGTCCAAATCAATAAAAATGGAATGGGGAACGGTAATGAGGAATTAGGTCAGATCTTAATTTCAAATTACTTGAAACTTTCCTTGACAAACGGGCAATTACCTAAAATCATCACATTTTATAATGCAGGTGTTCAATTAACCTGTACGGGTTCTCCTGTTCTCGATACATTAAGAGAAATGGAAAAAGCAGGCGTAAAAATGATTATCTGTAAAACCTGTCTGAACTTTTATAAACTAGAAAATAAGGTGGAAGTTGGTATACAAGGCACCATGCAGGATATTATCACTCTGCAAGCTGATGCTTCTAAAGTCATTAATCTTTAG